CCGGGGTGAACTCGAACATCGAGTGCACCGAGTAGGTGTAGCCCTTGTCCTCGCGCAGGTTCTCCACCACGCGCGAGGAGAAGAAGCCGCCGAAGGCGACGTTGGCCATCTGCAGCGCGGGATAGCGGGGATCGGTGCGCGGAACCGCTTGCGTGCTCAGGCGGAGCTGCGACTGCACGGCGCCCGGCCGGTCGACGAGGCGGAGGTCTCCCCCGCTGATGTCCGGCAGTTGCGGCATCTCCACCGCGCCGGCGTCGGACTTCCACTCGGCGAGCTTCGCCGCGATCCGGTCGACCGCCTGCTGCGGCTCGACATCACCGACGACCACGAGCACCGACCCGCGCGGGAGCACGGCGCGGCGGTGCAGCTCGCGGACGTCCTCGACGGTGACGGCGGCCGCGGCCTCCTCGGTGGGCACCTCCCTGGTGAACGGGTGGTCGCCGTAGCGGTGCCGCTGCAACGCTTCCCGGGCGATCGTGCCGGGCTGGCTGCGCATCAGCGAGATCGAGCTGACCAGCCGCTCGCGCTCCCGGTAGACCTCCTGCTCGGGGTAGGCCGCCCCGGTCAGCAGGTCGGCGAGCACGTCCAGCTGGAGGTCGAGGCCGTCGACGAGGCCGCTCCACGACAGCGAGAGGTGTTCGGGGTCCACGCCGACGCTCAGCGCAGCACCGACCCTGGCCAGATCGCTGTCCAGCTCCACCATCGTGCGCTTGGCGGTGCCCGCGAGCAGGGTCGCCGACAGCAGCTCGGCCTGCGCGGCGTGCTCCGGACGCTCCCCGGCGAACGGCACGGTGAGGCGGAACTCCACCATCGGCACCGTGGAGCGTTGCGCGACGATCACGCGCAAACCGTTGTCCAGCACGGTGTCCACGAGCTTGGGCTCGACCGCGGTGCTCTGCGTGACGAGGTCCGGCAGGGGGCGCGGACCGGCTTCGGTGCGACCGATCTCGGCGGCGGTGCGGGTCACTTCTCGCCTCCAGCGGGGGTCAGGGTGAGCACGGCGCGGGAGTCGGGGCGCAGGCCCTTGGCCGCCTTGGCCACGTCGTCCGGGGTCACTGCCGCGAGCAGCCCGGGGAGCTCGCCGATCAGCTCGGCGCGGCCGAACAACAGCTCCGCGGAGCCGTAGTTCAGCGTGCGCGAGGTCAGCCGGTCGTGCGCGCCGTGCAGCGTGGCCGCCCAGCGCGCGGTGATCCTGGCCAGCTCGTCGGCATCGGGGCCGTGCGCGGCCAGCTTCTCCAGCTCCTCGTCGATCGCGCCGAGCACCCGGGCCTGCTCGACCTGACCCGGGTGGATCGCCACGATGGCGAAGGTGTCCGGGTCGCGGGCGTCCAGCGAGCTGCCCAGCAGTCCGCAGCGCGCGCTGATCTCGATCACCAGCTCGTCGGTGTGCACCAACCGCTGCACCAGCCGTGCCGAGTCCCCGTCGCTGAGCAGCGAGGACAGCACCATGTAGGCCAGGTAGCCGTTCATGTCGGTGCTCGGGTCGGGCAGGCGGTAACCCACGGTCAGCCCGGGCAGCGTGGCGTGCGGGTCGACGTGCTCACCGCGCAGCTCGCTGGTGGGCAGCGGCTCGGAGAAGGACGGGCGCGGCGGGACGGGGCGCGCCGGGACGTCGCCGAAGTGCTTGTGCACCAGGTCGATCGTCGGCTTGACCTCGAACTCGCCGGTCACCGTCAGCACCGCGTTGCCCGGCGCGTAGTAGGTGTCGAAGAACGCCGCGCAGTCCTCCAGCGTGGCCTGCTCCAGCTCGGCGAAGTCGCC
The window above is part of the Allokutzneria albata genome. Proteins encoded here:
- a CDS encoding M16 family metallopeptidase; protein product: MTRTAAEIGRTEAGPRPLPDLVTQSTAVEPKLVDTVLDNGLRVIVAQRSTVPMVEFRLTVPFAGERPEHAAQAELLSATLLAGTAKRTMVELDSDLARVGAALSVGVDPEHLSLSWSGLVDGLDLQLDVLADLLTGAAYPEQEVYRERERLVSSISLMRSQPGTIAREALQRHRYGDHPFTREVPTEEAAAAVTVEDVRELHRRAVLPRGSVLVVVGDVEPQQAVDRIAAKLAEWKSDAGAVEMPQLPDISGGDLRLVDRPGAVQSQLRLSTQAVPRTDPRYPALQMANVAFGGFFSSRVVENLREDKGYTYSVHSMFEFTPGKATLILSGDTASEVTAPAVLEARYELGRMCLVPPTESEVDTVRRYLVGSLSIGVSSQAGLASNLAGLASVGLGADWLWAHPDRLRQVTVEQIAEAAAEFFRPTAWTGVVVGDAATLEAPLRALGGVVLS
- a CDS encoding M16 family metallopeptidase is translated as MAQPQLHRFTLPNGLRVLLAPDPSAPVVGVSVHYDVGFRSEPEGRTGFAHLFEHLMFQGSESLEKLAHFRHVQGSGGTFNGSTHQDYTDYYQVTPSAALERMLFLEADRMRAPKITEENLRNQVDVVKEEIRLNVLNRPYGGFPWITLPPVLYSTFANAHNGYGDFAELEQATLEDCAAFFDTYYAPGNAVLTVTGEFEVKPTIDLVHKHFGDVPARPVPPRPSFSEPLPTSELRGEHVDPHATLPGLTVGYRLPDPSTDMNGYLAYMVLSSLLSDGDSARLVQRLVHTDELVIEISARCGLLGSSLDARDPDTFAIVAIHPGQVEQARVLGAIDEELEKLAAHGPDADELARITARWAATLHGAHDRLTSRTLNYGSAELLFGRAELIGELPGLLAAVTPDDVAKAAKGLRPDSRAVLTLTPAGGEK